The region CCGTCGGCGACCTGATCGGCGACGTGGACCCCATCAAGATCGCCGAGGGCCGCACGCTCGGCGACCCGGAGACGGTGCACTACGGCCTGGTCCCCCGCACCAACAGGGGCGTCTTCTCCGTCAACGAACTGCCCGACCTGGCCGAGCGCATCCAGGTGGCGCTGCTGAACGTGCTGGAGGAGCGCGACATCCAGGTCCGCGGCTACAACCTCCGCCTCCCCCTGGACGTCCTGCTGGTCGCCAGCGCCAACCCCGAGGACTACACCAACCGCGGCCGGATCATCACGCCGCTCAAGGACCGCTTCGGCGCGGAGATCCGCACGCACTATCCCCAGACGGTCGAGGACGAGCTGGTCCTGATCCGCCAGGAGGCCGACCTCGACGCCCTCGGCGCCGACCTGCCCGACCACCTCGTGGAGGTGATCGCCAGGTTCACCCGCCTCGTCCGCGAGTCGACCGCCGTCGACTCCCGCTCGGGCGTGTCGGCGCGCTTCTCGATCGCCGCGGCCGAGACCGCCGCCGCCTCCGCCGTACGGCGCGCCGCGCTGACCGGGGAGGAACGGCCGGTCACGCGGGTGTGCGACCTGCCCGGCGTGGTCCACACGCTGCGCGGCAAGGTGGAGTTCGAGGTCAGCGAGGAGGGGCGGGAGGTCGACGTGCTCTCCCACCTGCTGCGGCGGGCGACCGCGGAGACCTTCCGCGGCACGCTCGGCGGGGCCGACCTCACGCCGCTGCTGGACCGGTTCGGCGAGGGCGCGCGGGTCGAGTCGGGCGATCTGGTGCCCGCCACCGAGCTGCTGCGCCGCATCGGCCGCGTCGAGGGGCTGTCGAAGATGATGGCCAGGCTCGGCATGGGCGAGGGCGACGAGTCACCCGGCCACGCCGCCGCGGCGCTGGAATTCGCCCTGGAGGGGCTGTATCTGATGCGCAGGCTGTCCAAGGACGAGACCGACGGCGGCATGGTGTACCGCACGTGAGCTACTTCTACCGGGATTACCACGACGGGCCGGATCCGCTGGCTCCGCCGTACGATGTGCGCGCGGCCCTGGACGAGATGGGCGACGCCGTCCTGTCCGGCTCGACGCCGCTCGACGCGCTGCGCGACCTGCTGCGCCGGGGGCTGCCCGGCGCGCCGGACCGCCGCGGCCTGGAGGATCTGCTCCGCCAGGTGCGGCGCCGCCGCCGGGAGCTGCGGGAGGGCACCCGGCTCGACGGGACGCTGGAGCGGGCCCGCGCCCTGCTCGACAAGGCGATCGGCCAGGAGCGGGCGGAGCTCCAGGGAGAGTCCGAGGGCCGGGGAGAGTCCGAGGGCCGGGGAGAGGCCGAGGGCCGGGGAGAGTCCGAGGGCCGGGGAGAGGCCGAGGGCCGGGGGGAATCCGGGGATTCCGCGGACGACGCCCGGTTCCGTGAGGCGATGCTGGACGCGCTGCCCTCCGACACCGCCCGCGCGGTGCGGGAGCTCGCCGGCTACGACTGGCGGTCGGCCTCCGCCCGGCGGACGTTCGAGGAACTGCGCGACCTGCTGCGCAGGGAGGTCCTCGACAGCCGGTTCCGCGGCATGCGGGACGCCCTGGCGAACCCCGATCCGGCGGCGATGGAACAGGTCCGGCAGATGATGTCGGACCTCAACGACATGCTCGACCGGGATGCCCGGGGCGAGCACACCCAGGATGACTTCGACCAGTTCATGCGGAAATACGGGGACATGTTTCCCGAGAACCCGCGAAACCTGGACGAGCTGGTCGATCAGCTGGCCCGCCGCGCCGCCGCCGCCCAGCGGCTGCTGGCCTCGCTCACCCCCGAGCAGCGCGAGGAACTGGCCGGGCTGATCGACCACACGCTGGAGCAGGCCGGCCTGGCCGAGCAGATGAGCCGGCTCGGCGACGCCCTCCACGCCCGCCGCCCCGACCTCGCCTGGGGCACTCCCGAACGCGTGTCGGGCGAGCGGCCGACGGAGATGGGCGACGCCGTGACCGCCCTGCAGGAGCTGGCCGACCTCGGCGACCTGGAGAGCGCGCTGCGGCAGGACTATCCCGGCGCCCGGCTCGACGACGTCGACGAGGAGGCCGTACGCCGGGCCCTCGGCCGTTCGGCGGTGGACGACCTGGTGTCCCTGCGCCAGGTCGAGCGCGAGCTGGAGGCCCAGGGCTACCTGCGGCGCAACCGCGGCAAGCTGGAGCTCACCCCCAAGGCCGTACGGCGACTCGGCGAGACCGCCCTGCGCCGCGTGTTCTCGTCGCTGGAATCCGGCCGCCGCGGCGACCACGACCAGCGCGACGCCGGGACGGCCGGCGAGCCGACCGGGTCGACCCGGCAGTGGCGCTTCGGCGACGAGCAGCCGATCGACGTCGTCCGGACCGTCGTCAACGGCGTGCGGCGGGGCGGGGGCGCCCCGGTGGCCCTGTCGGTGGACGACTTCGAGGTGGTGGAGACCGAGCGGCGCTCGGCGGCGGCCGTCTGCCTGCTGGTCGACCTGTCGTACTCGATGGCCCTGCGCGGCACCTGGGCGGCGGCCAAGCAGACCGCGCTGGCGCTCCAGGCGCTGGCCGCCTCGAAGTTCCCGCAGGACGCGGTGCAGATCATCGGCTTCTCGAACTACGCGCGGGTGCTGCGGCCGGACGAGCTCGCCGGGCTCGAATGGGACATGGTGCAGGGCACCAACCTGCACCACGCGCTGCTGATCGCGGGCCGTCACCTGGACCGGCACCCCGACTTCGAGCCGGTGGTCCTCGTGGTGACCGACGGCGAGCCGACGGCGCACCTGATGCGGAACGGCGCGCCGCGGTTCGAGTGGCCGCCCTCGCAGGAGACGCTGACGCTCACGCTCGCCGAGGTCGACAAGATGACCCGGCGCCGCGCGACGATCAACGTCTTCATGCTGGCCGCCGACGACCGGCTGCGCGAGTTCGTCGACGAGGTGGCCCGGCGCAACGGCGGCCGGGTCTTCTCCGCCGGCGCGGACCGGCTCGGCGAGTACGTCGTCAGCGACTTCCTGCGCGCCCGCCGCACCCGCTGAGCGGAGCCGGACGGGGTACGCCGGGCCCGCACGGGGCACCCTGGTGGGATAAAGGCGTCACGGGGGACGGCCCGCACCGGCACGCGGCACGCCGCGGGACCGCCGCCGGCGGGATCGATAATCGATTGCCGACCGGGTTGCAATCGGCGGACGATAGACAGGCACTCCCCGTGTTCGCGCTGGTCGTTCCACACGCCGGTGGAAGGAGCGCTCCCATGTTCGCAGCGGTCGGACTCGTCGTCCTCATGATCCTCACCGGAGTCCTCTACGAGATGTCGGTCCACAACCGCCCGCGCCGCCGGAAGTGAGCCGGCCCCGGCCCGCCCGGCATCGCGTGTGCCGCGATGCGCGCCGTGACGCGTGCGGTACGGAACCGACGCGATAACCTCTGGCCCATGTCGCCTCTCGACCATCTGCTGCTGTGGCTGCACATAGGATTCGCGATCTTCGCGCTCGGCCCGCTGACGGCGGTCACGAGCGTCACGCCGCGCTACATCAGGGCCCGGGATCTCGGCGTGCTGCGCTACCTGCACCGCTCGACCCGGCTGTTCGGGCTGCTCACGATCGGGGTGTTCCTCTTCGGCCTGCTGCTGGGCCGCAGCGCCCTCGGCGCGCCCTATCTGTCGGTGTCGATGACGCTGTTCGTGGTGGCGGCCGTCCTGCTGGTGATCGTCGAGCGGGACCAGCGCACGGCGATCGAGGCGCTGTCCACCGAGTCGCCGGAGGACGACGCCAAGGTGCAGACCGGGCGGATCGCCGCGCTCGGCGGGATCAGCGCGCTGATCTGGCTCGTCATCCTCTTCCTGATGGTCTTCTTCAACCCCTGACGTCGATTCCCCGCTCTTCCCTGAATGCCAGTTGAACTCCTCCCCGGCCTGAAGGCCGGAGATTCTCCCGTCGCGTCGCGGTTAAGCGGCGCGCGGGGGTTGACGCTTCGCGGACCGGGCAGCCCCGAGGTCTCCACGTCCTGACACCGCGGTTCCTGCGGCGTTGCGTATGTTGATCGCGGCGTTGGTGTCGGCGTGCCCGGCCCACCCGCACGCGGGATTGACGCAGGCGTACCTGATCCCGTCCCGGGCCGCCGGGTCGCGGTGCCCGCACCGGTGGCAGGTCTGCGACGTGCCCGGGGCGGGCACCTTCACCACCAGCCCGCCGCGATCACGGGTCTTGTACTCCAGCAGGGTGACGGTGCGGCCCCACGCCTGCCCGGTGATGGCGCGGTTCAGCCCGGCCTTCTGCCGCACGTTCCGGCCGGGGCGCTCGACCGTGCCCGCGGCGGAGCGGACCATGTTCGTAATCTGCAGGTCTTCCACCACGATCACGCCGAAGGTGCGCGCGAGTTCGGTGGTGGTCTGGTGCTGCCAGTCGACGGCCCGGCGCTTGGCTGTCGCGCGGAGCCGGGCGATCTGGTCGTAGGTGCGGGCCAGCCGTCTGGACGCAGGCTGGCCGGGAGTGCGGGTGCGGCGCTGGCGGGCGGACGTCTTCTCCAGGCGGCGCAGGTGTTCCTTCTCACCGCTGGTGAGCCATTCCCCATGTTCACGCGTGGTGCCGTCCGACAGGGCCAGGGCGACGGTGATCCCTCGATCGATCCCCACCCCAGGGCCGGGGTGGGCGGCCGGGGCAGGCACCTGGCGTTCGGCCCGGAACACAATCTGCCACCCGAAGGCGTCCTTGACCAGCCGCGCGCCGGTGATGCGCCCGGCCGGGCCGCCCCTGGTGACGCCGGGCAGATCCCTCGTCCAGCGGAACCGCACCCGCCCGACCTTGGGCAGGTTGACCGCACCCCACCGCCGATTCAGCCGCGTGATGTTCAGGTCGCGGGCCTGCGGCACATCCACCGCCGGCCGGGTCCGCAACCGGCCCTTGAAGCTGGGCCGTCCGGCGGGGTGGGCGGGGTTGAAGTAGTTGGCCCACGCCTGCCGGTAGGTTCTCAGCACCGCTTGCGCCGCCTGGGCGGGCAGCCGCCCCATCCAGTCGATCTCCCGGCGCGCCTGCCGGATCGCCGCGTCGCACTCCTTCACCGTCGCCAACCGGCCCTGCCGGAAGGTGCAGAACTCATGCAGCAGGTTCCACAGCGCGCGGGCGGCGTGCGCCTGACCGTCCAGCACCGCCACCTGGGCGGCGGTGAGGTCGAGTCGCGCCACGTGCGCCCGCGCCTGCCTGGCCCCCTCCACGCCCTGATCGTACCCCCGGGTTTACGCCACCGTGACGGAATCCCCACCGTGAGTCACCCCTCGATCGGCGGCGCGGGCGGGCGGACGCCAACCGCACCGAAGGGCGTCTCGAAGCGGATCCCAGCGAGATACACAGCGCTCCCGTCCGCTGGTACCCCGTGGAGCGGGCACTTCCGGGTGCGGCTGCCTCCTTGCCGGAAGCGTGGGCTGCGCACCGCTCACGGTCCTCAAGCACTCCATCGACCCAGCGGAAACGACCCAGGTGAGCGGACAGTGTGCGCATCTCTCCCGCCAGGGCGTGACCCATGAGCTGACCTGTTCACGGGCGGAGGGCCAGGGCACGCTCGCGCCCTGGCGGGCACTCCCGCGTGGGCCTTCACCCCCGGCGTGAACGCCGGAGCACTGGCCCACAGGCGGTAGAACGTCTTTGGCACAAAACGGGAGAAAGAGGAGCGGGTGCACCTTACGACGCAACGCCGGGCGACTTGGGCGCTGATCGCCCTCTCCGTCGGGGCGTTCACCTACGTCACCGCCGAGGTCCTGCCCATCGGGCTGCTCACGGTGATGGCGGCCGACCTGCACCGGTCGCCGTCCCAGACGGGCCTGCTCGTCACCGGATACGCCGCGGTCGTGGTGCTGGCGTCGTTGCCGCTCACCCGGCTGACCCGGCGGGTGCCGCGGCGCAGGCTGCTCACGGTCACGCTCGGCGTGTTCGTCGTGGCGATGCTGCTGAGCGCGGTGGCGCCGAACTACCCGGTGCTGCTCGGCGCGCGACTGCTGGTCGCCGCCACCCAGGCGCTGTTCTGGTCGGTCGCGACTCCGGCCGCGGCGGCCCTGTTCCCCCCGCGGATCCGGGGGCGCGCGATCGCCCGGATGTCGATCGGCAGCGCCCTCGGTCCCGTCCTCGGGGTCCCGGCCGGCACCTGGCTCGGCCAGCAGTTCGGCTGGCGGGCCGCGTTCGCCCTCGCCGCCGCCGTCGGCCTCGTCACGTGCGTCATCGTGGCGGCGCTGATGCCCGGCGGGCGGCGGGCAGGGGCCGACTCCACCGGCCACGAGCCGGGCCGTGGCGCGACCCCCGACGCGCGCCGCTACGTGCTGCTCATCGTCGCCACCGTCATGGGAGTGGGCGGCTACCTCACCGCGTACACCTACATCACGCCGTTCCTGCTGGATTTCGGCGGCTTCGCCCCGGCCGCGCTGAGCCCGCTGCTCCTCGCGTCCGGGATCGCCGGAGTCGCGGGGGCGGTCGTCGTCGGCCGACTGCTCGACAGCCGGCCGAGGACCGCGCTGGCCGGGCCGCTGGCCCTCATCACGTGCGCGCTGCTCGTCCTCTACTTCTTCGGCGCCCTGCACCCGGTGTCCGTGGTCGCCCTCTGTGTGACGGGCATGTCGTTCAGCGCGCTGGCGGCGGCCATCGCGAGCCGCGCGCTGCAGGTGGCCCCGGGAAGCACCGATATCGCCTCGGCCGGCAGCGGCTCGGCCTTCAACATCGGCATAGCGGGCGGCTCGATGCTCGGCGGTGTGCTCATCGACCACTCGGGGGTCCGCAGCGTCACCGCGGCGGGGGCCGTCCTGACCGCCGCCGCGCTCGCCGCCCTGCTCTGCGAACGGTGGGTGGCTCCCGCCCCCGCGCCGGAGCGTACGACCCTGACGCGGAGCGGGCGTTAGTCAGGGCGCGGAGCGGTCACCGGACAGTCGTCAGCCGAGTGCCTGGGAGAGGTCCGCCAGCAGGTCGTCGATGCTCTCGATGCCGACCGACAGGCGCACCAGGTCGGCGGGAACCTCCAGCGGCGACCCCGCGGCGGAGGCGTGGGTCATCCGCCCGGGGTGCTCGATCAGCGACTCGACGCCGCCGAGAGACTCCCCGAGCGTGAACAGGCGGGCCCGGTCGCAGACCGCGACGGCCGCCTCCTCGCCGCCCTCGACCCGGAAGGAGACCATCCCGCCGAAACGGCGCATCTGCTTGGCCGCGACCTCGTGACCGGGGTGCTCGGGCAGGCCGGGATAGAGGACCTGGACGACCTTCGGGTGCGACAGCAGCAGGTCGGCCACCCGCTCGGCGTTGTCGCAGTGCCGGTCCATGCGGATGCCCAGCGTCTTGAGCCCGCGCAGGGTGAGCCAGGCGTCGAACGGCCCGGCCACGGCGCCCATGGCGTTCTGGTGGTAGGCGAGCCGCTCGCCGAGGTCGGCCGACCGGGTCACCAGCGCCCCGCCGACCACGTCGGAGTGGCCGCCGACATACTTGGTCGTCGAGTGGACCACCACGTCCGCGCCGAGGCCGAGCGGCTGCTGCAGGTACGGCGAGGCGAAGGTGTTGTCCACGACGAGCAGCGCGCCCGCGTCGTGCGCGACGTCCGCCAGCCCGGCGAGGTCCGCGACGTTCAGCAGGGGGTTCGTGGGGGTCTCCACCCAGACCGCCCGCGTCCGCGGCCGCATGGCGGCGCGCACCGCGTCCACGTCTCCGAGCGGCACCGGGTCGAAGGTGACCCCCCACTCCTCCAGCACCCGGGCGAAGAGCCGGTAGGTCCCGCCGTACGCGTCGTTCGGGATCACCACGTGGTCGCCCGGCCTGCAGACGGCGCGCAGCAGCGTGTCCTCGGCGGCCAGGCCCGACGCGAAGGCCAGCC is a window of Microbispora sp. NBC_01189 DNA encoding:
- a CDS encoding transposase; this translates as MEGARQARAHVARLDLTAAQVAVLDGQAHAARALWNLLHEFCTFRQGRLATVKECDAAIRQARREIDWMGRLPAQAAQAVLRTYRQAWANYFNPAHPAGRPSFKGRLRTRPAVDVPQARDLNITRLNRRWGAVNLPKVGRVRFRWTRDLPGVTRGGPAGRITGARLVKDAFGWQIVFRAERQVPAPAAHPGPGVGIDRGITVALALSDGTTREHGEWLTSGEKEHLRRLEKTSARQRRTRTPGQPASRRLARTYDQIARLRATAKRRAVDWQHQTTTELARTFGVIVVEDLQITNMVRSAAGTVERPGRNVRQKAGLNRAITGQAWGRTVTLLEYKTRDRGGLVVKVPAPGTSQTCHRCGHRDPAARDGIRYACVNPACGWAGHADTNAAINIRNAAGTAVSGRGDLGAARSAKRQPPRAA
- a CDS encoding MFS transporter, with amino-acid sequence MHLTTQRRATWALIALSVGAFTYVTAEVLPIGLLTVMAADLHRSPSQTGLLVTGYAAVVVLASLPLTRLTRRVPRRRLLTVTLGVFVVAMLLSAVAPNYPVLLGARLLVAATQALFWSVATPAAAALFPPRIRGRAIARMSIGSALGPVLGVPAGTWLGQQFGWRAAFALAAAVGLVTCVIVAALMPGGRRAGADSTGHEPGRGATPDARRYVLLIVATVMGVGGYLTAYTYITPFLLDFGGFAPAALSPLLLASGIAGVAGAVVVGRLLDSRPRTALAGPLALITCALLVLYFFGALHPVSVVALCVTGMSFSALAAAIASRALQVAPGSTDIASAGSGSAFNIGIAGGSMLGGVLIDHSGVRSVTAAGAVLTAAALAALLCERWVAPAPAPERTTLTRSGR
- a CDS encoding sigma 54-interacting transcriptional regulator, with product MTRHRCRITGRGRRLDSVHKSPTPAPSTLRELRESGHRHRTVKAEIRENLLARLRSGESRFPGIVGFDETVLPHLERALIAGHDLVLLGERGQGKTRLIRTITGLLDEWSPMVKGCEINDHPYAPACVRCRRLAAAHGDDLPVAWKHREDRYGEKLATPDTSVGDLIGDVDPIKIAEGRTLGDPETVHYGLVPRTNRGVFSVNELPDLAERIQVALLNVLEERDIQVRGYNLRLPLDVLLVASANPEDYTNRGRIITPLKDRFGAEIRTHYPQTVEDELVLIRQEADLDALGADLPDHLVEVIARFTRLVRESTAVDSRSGVSARFSIAAAETAAASAVRRAALTGEERPVTRVCDLPGVVHTLRGKVEFEVSEEGREVDVLSHLLRRATAETFRGTLGGADLTPLLDRFGEGARVESGDLVPATELLRRIGRVEGLSKMMARLGMGEGDESPGHAAAALEFALEGLYLMRRLSKDETDGGMVYRT
- a CDS encoding cystathionine gamma-synthase; amino-acid sequence: MNHGFETLAIHAGQEADPYTGAVVPPIYAVSTYKQDGVGGLRAGYEYSRSANPTRTALEEALAAVEGGVRGLAFASGLAAEDTLLRAVCRPGDHVVIPNDAYGGTYRLFARVLEEWGVTFDPVPLGDVDAVRAAMRPRTRAVWVETPTNPLLNVADLAGLADVAHDAGALLVVDNTFASPYLQQPLGLGADVVVHSTTKYVGGHSDVVGGALVTRSADLGERLAYHQNAMGAVAGPFDAWLTLRGLKTLGIRMDRHCDNAERVADLLLSHPKVVQVLYPGLPEHPGHEVAAKQMRRFGGMVSFRVEGGEEAAVAVCDRARLFTLGESLGGVESLIEHPGRMTHASAAGSPLEVPADLVRLSVGIESIDDLLADLSQALG